A DNA window from Vibrio sp. CDRSL-10 TSBA contains the following coding sequences:
- a CDS encoding MaoC family dehydratase — protein MKVADLFKHRAENLVKHAESKQWVTPAMREYWDEFLGKANNRQLFSWLKEFHPANEDVQIPEPIVLKPEAQAVYDELMPQIGEVIHVGDWMLVDQERINQFGAVTEDKQWIHTDPQRAEAESPFKTTIAHGFLTLSLLPKLTDSVDETNALFPTAKLVVNIGLNSVRFPYPVKSGSRVRAVSTLSKVTPIKKGLEIEREIKVEIEGIRRPGCVVVSVIQLHF, from the coding sequence ATGAAAGTCGCGGATTTATTTAAGCATCGTGCAGAAAATTTGGTCAAGCACGCTGAATCTAAGCAGTGGGTCACTCCCGCTATGCGCGAATATTGGGACGAGTTCTTAGGCAAAGCCAACAATCGTCAGTTGTTCTCTTGGTTAAAAGAGTTCCATCCGGCGAATGAAGACGTACAAATTCCTGAGCCAATCGTGCTGAAGCCCGAAGCGCAGGCAGTGTACGATGAACTGATGCCCCAAATTGGCGAAGTCATCCACGTGGGTGACTGGATGCTCGTGGATCAAGAGCGCATCAATCAGTTTGGAGCTGTCACGGAAGATAAGCAATGGATTCACACTGATCCACAGCGTGCTGAAGCGGAATCTCCGTTTAAGACGACTATTGCCCATGGTTTTCTGACTCTGTCGTTGTTGCCAAAACTGACTGACAGCGTCGATGAAACAAATGCTCTGTTCCCAACCGCAAAACTGGTGGTGAACATCGGCCTTAACTCTGTACGTTTTCCTTACCCGGTCAAGTCTGGCAGTCGAGTTCGTGCGGTCAGCACGTTGTCGAAGGTGACCCCTATTAAAAAAGGGTTGGAAATCGAACGTGAAATCAAAGTTGAGATCGAAGGCATTCGCCGCCCGGGTTGTGTGGTGGTTTCAGTGATTCAGTTGCATTTTTGA
- a CDS encoding LysR family transcriptional regulator has product MLDLHWLNTFVTLARLEHFGKAANELHMTQPNVSLHIKQLEQTTRVKLIERNPFRLTQAGKRLLQSAQNTLMELQSCQADLNAINDLCQGTMTIAASDIISRWLLISPFQSFKSEFPGIDLTLLNTTSSQAADLVKNAKADLGFVMAQKESQPLHFVELKQVKWRALGNNLAAWQRGETVGNLEAPTLILLGHDTRTRDLIDPALAELKLPDYRIMEVGSVDAQIDWAEAGFGIAIVPDFALHPKLNLQSDITPLPSFPSASLGYIVRQNQVLSKAMKKLLHWVDEEIVRSPHVNG; this is encoded by the coding sequence ATGCTTGATCTGCACTGGCTTAACACCTTTGTCACCCTGGCCAGGCTGGAACATTTTGGTAAAGCGGCCAATGAACTGCATATGACCCAACCTAATGTCAGCCTGCACATCAAACAACTCGAGCAAACGACCCGGGTGAAGCTGATTGAACGTAATCCGTTTCGCTTAACCCAGGCCGGAAAACGTTTATTGCAGAGTGCACAAAACACCTTGATGGAGCTACAAAGTTGTCAGGCAGATCTTAATGCGATCAATGATTTATGCCAGGGAACGATGACGATAGCGGCCAGCGATATTATCTCGCGCTGGTTGCTGATCAGCCCGTTTCAGTCGTTCAAGTCCGAGTTTCCCGGCATCGACCTGACCTTGCTCAATACCACTTCTTCTCAGGCGGCGGATCTGGTCAAAAATGCCAAAGCTGATTTGGGGTTTGTGATGGCGCAGAAGGAGAGTCAGCCGCTGCATTTTGTCGAGCTGAAACAGGTGAAGTGGCGCGCGCTGGGTAATAATTTAGCCGCATGGCAACGGGGCGAAACGGTCGGTAATCTTGAAGCACCAACCCTGATTCTGTTAGGTCACGATACCCGCACGCGGGATCTGATTGACCCGGCCTTGGCCGAATTAAAGCTGCCTGATTACCGCATTATGGAAGTGGGTAGTGTGGATGCGCAGATAGACTGGGCCGAAGCGGGGTTTGGTATTGCGATTGTGCCGGATTTTGCACTGCATCCTAAGCTGAATCTGCAGTCGGATATTACGCCTTTACCATCATTTCCTTCGGCCAGTCTGGGTTACATCGTGCGCCAGAATCAGGTGCTGTCCAAAGCGATGAAAAAGTTGTTGCACTGGGTTGATGAAGAGATTGTTCGTTCACCACATGTCAATGGCTGA
- a CDS encoding ATP-binding cassette domain-containing protein, producing the protein MSGGQKQRIAIARAILKDPKVLLLDEATSALDSESEHHVQQALEALMKGRTTLIIAHRLSTIQHADKIAVLDGGQLVDIGNHQSLMQTCDLYQRLVALQFKHLE; encoded by the coding sequence TTGTCGGGTGGCCAGAAACAACGCATCGCGATTGCCCGCGCGATTCTGAAAGACCCGAAAGTTCTGTTGTTGGATGAAGCGACCAGCGCTCTGGACAGCGAAAGTGAACATCATGTGCAGCAGGCGCTGGAAGCGCTAATGAAAGGCCGCACCACGCTGATCATTGCGCATCGTCTATCGACCATTCAGCACGCAGACAAGATAGCAGTATTAGATGGCGGTCAACTGGTCGATATCGGTAATCACCAGTCACTGATGCAAACCTGCGATCTCTACCAACGGCTGGTGGCACTGCAGTTTAAGCACCTGGAATGA